Sequence from the Candidatus Sulfotelmatobacter sp. genome:
GCGAGGCCGTCACGCACGGTCCAGGCGTGGATCGAGCCGATCGCCGACGATCCCGAGGCGCTGTCGGCGCTCGAGGTCGCACGCCGCACGCTCCCGGCGTCGCTTCGGCTGCGCTCGCTGCGGCGCATGCGGCTGATGGAAATCACCGGACCGCTGAAGGAAGGATGGGATGTGGGCGAACGGCTTCATGAATCCACGCAGTTCTACAACCCTCACAAGGAGCGCGTGTTCCTGCGCCAGTCGACGGCCGACCTCACGCCGGGCTCCGCCGAGGAACGCCTGGTGCTGATCCGCGAGCGCGGAGGGGAGCGTCGCGCCGCGGCGGAGCGCTGGTGGCGTCATGTCACGGGTGATCCGGTGCAAGTTCGCGAGGCCACGGTGTGGCTGGTGACGCCGGAATCCGCCGAGACGGCGACCGCGCTGCTCGGCGAGCTGGTCGAGCTGCGCGACCGTCATCACGGGTTGCTCTGCAATCCCCATTCGCAGGATCGCGAGCTCGCTTCGGCCACGGTGCCGGTGCCCTGGCTGGATCAGGCCCGGCCGGAGCGCGCGCGAAAGGGGAGACGATGAACCGCGGCTGGTCGCCGGACAAGGTCTGGCGCGAGGAATGCGGGGTTTTCGCGGCGGTGGGCGTACCGCGCGCGGCGGAGGTGGTGTGCCTGGGGCTCCACGCGCTTCAGCATCGCGGCCAGGAATCGGCCGGCATCGTGGCCTGCGATGAGCGCGGCGAGTTCCACGCGCACCGGGGTCTGGGGCTGGTTTCCGACGTGTTCGGCGATGCCGAGGTCGCGCGGCTCCCCGGCTCGATGGGCATCGGGCACAACCGCTATTCCACGACCGGGGCGCTGACCCGCGAGAACACCCAGCCGCTGATGGTGGTCTATCGCGGCGGGCCGCTGGCCCTCGCTCACAACGGCAATCTGGTCAATTCGAGCGAGCTGCGGCGTTCGCTCGAGTCGGCCGGCTCGATCTTCCAGACCACGCTCGACACCGAGATCTTCCTGCACCTGATGGCGCTGTCGGGATCGGACGATCCCCAGGTGGCGTTGATCGAGGCCGCGAAGCAGGTGCGCGGCGCCTATTCGCTGGTCGTGCTGACGCGCGAGGCGGTGTTCGCGCTGCGCGACCCGCACGGATTCCGGCCGCTGTGCATCGGCAGGCTGGGCGATGGCTATGTGGTCGCGAGCGAGACCTGCGCGCTCGATCTGGTTGCGGCCGACTACGTGCGCGACGTCGCTGCCGGCGAGCTGGTGCGGATCGATCCGCACGGCATGCGCTCGATCCGGCCCTTCGAACCCCAGGAGCCGCTGCGCCAGTGCGTGTTCGAGCACATCTACTTCTCGCGCCCCGACAGCCGGGTGTTCGGCGTCACCGTGGATCGGGTGCGGCGCCGCATCGGACACCAGCTGGCGCGCGAGCACCCGGCCGCCGGCGACGTGGTGATCGCGGTGCCCGACTCGAGCAATTCGATCGCGCTCGGCTACAGCGAAGCCACCGGCATCCCCTTCGAGCTCGGCCTGATCCGCAATCACTACGTCGGTCGCACCTTCATCCAGCCGCAGCAGGCCGGCCGCGACTCGAGCGTTCGCGTGAAGTTCAATCCGGTGCGTGAGGTGCTGGCCGGGAAGCGCGTGGTGCTGGTGGACGATTCGATCGTGCGTGGCACCACCTCGCGCAAGCTGGTGCGCATGCTGCGGCGGAACGGCGCCGAAGCCGTGCACTTCCGGGTGGGTTCTCCGCCGGTGACGCATCCCTGCTTCTACGGGATCGACACGCCGAGTCGGCGCGAGCTGATCGCCGCGCTCAAGACTCCCGAGGAGATCCGCGAGTTCCTGGGCGCCGATTCGATCGGCTATCTCTCGCTCGAGGGACTGCTGGCCTGCGAGCAGGACGGCCAGCAGTTCTGCCGCGCCTGCTTCACCGGCAGGTATCCGGTCACGGTGGATCCCGGGGCGAGCAAACTGAGTCTCGAAGAGATCCACCGC
This genomic interval carries:
- the purF gene encoding amidophosphoribosyltransferase; its protein translation is MNRGWSPDKVWREECGVFAAVGVPRAAEVVCLGLHALQHRGQESAGIVACDERGEFHAHRGLGLVSDVFGDAEVARLPGSMGIGHNRYSTTGALTRENTQPLMVVYRGGPLALAHNGNLVNSSELRRSLESAGSIFQTTLDTEIFLHLMALSGSDDPQVALIEAAKQVRGAYSLVVLTREAVFALRDPHGFRPLCIGRLGDGYVVASETCALDLVAADYVRDVAAGELVRIDPHGMRSIRPFEPQEPLRQCVFEHIYFSRPDSRVFGVTVDRVRRRIGHQLAREHPAAGDVVIAVPDSSNSIALGYSEATGIPFELGLIRNHYVGRTFIQPQQAGRDSSVRVKFNPVREVLAGKRVVLVDDSIVRGTTSRKLVRMLRRNGAEAVHFRVGSPPVTHPCFYGIDTPSRRELIAALKTPEEIREFLGADSIGYLSLEGLLACEQDGQQFCRACFTGRYPVTVDPGASKLSLEEIHRPLPFPERV